The stretch of DNA GTGTCCAGCCCGGCAGTGCGCACGGCCTGCAGGATTTGCCAGCCGTCACGCCCGGGCAGCATCACGTCGAGGATCAGCAAGTCGTGGTCGCCGGTCAGGGCCAGGAACTGGCCGGTTTCGCCGTCGCTGGCCAGCTCGGTGGCGAAGCCGGCTTCGCTCAGGCCCTGGCTGAGGTACTGGCCGGTGCGGGCCTGGTCTTCGACGATCAGCAGTTTCATGGGGCTCCTGCGGGGTAGGGTGATGGCTGAAATGATACGTGACGATGTGCCTGCTCGCCCAAGCTGACAAAGTTGTAATCTTCCTGTCAGCCAAGCGCCAGCCGCACCTTTCTAGAGTGGTCTCATCCCGCTGTGATCTTCGGAGTCATCATGAAACACCTGTTCATCGCCGCCGCCCTGGCCCTGGTCAGCCTGCCCACCCTGGCAGGCGAGGCGAAAACCTTTGCATTTGGCGAGCCGGCCCCGGCTGCCAAGGCCAGCCGCACCGTCGAAGTGGTGCTCAAAGACATCGCCTTCGAGCCCACCAGCCTGCAGGTAAAGGCGGGCGAGACCGTGCGCTTCGTGGTAATCAACGAAGGCAAGCTGCCCCATGAGTTCAACCTGGGTGACAAGGCCATGCATGCCGAGCACCAGAAAGAGATGATCGCCATGCAGGGCAAGATGTACAACGCCGCCATGCAGCATGAGGGCATGGACCATTCGCAGATGGGCCATGCGCCTGCCAAACCGATGGACCACGGTGCCCATGGCCACGATGCCGGCAACACCGTGCTGGTACAGCCTGGCCAGCGCGCCGAGCTGACCTGGACCTTCCGCAAGTCGGCACCCATCGAGTTCGCCTGCAATGTTCCGGGGCACTACCAGGCCGGTATGGTCGGGGTGCTGACCATCGAGTAACCGGGCCTGCAAGGCGGGGTGCAAAACCGGTAGACTAGGGGCAATTTCGAACCTTCAGGTCAGTTTCCATGCATCCCGCCGCCGAACATTCCCCGCTGGGCAAGTCCAGCGAATACATTGCCACCTACACGCCTTCGCTGTTGTTCCCGATACCGCGCACGGCCAAGTGGGCGGAGCTGGGTGTGACCGCCCAGACCCTGCCATGGCAGGGCGTGGACTACTGGAACTGCTTCGAGCTTTCGTGGCTGCTGCCTTCGGGCAAGCCGGTCGTGGCTATCGGTGAATTCGCCATTCCGGCCGATTCACCGAACATCATCGAATCGAAATCGTTCAAGCTC from Pseudomonas putida encodes:
- a CDS encoding cupredoxin domain-containing protein, with amino-acid sequence MKHLFIAAALALVSLPTLAGEAKTFAFGEPAPAAKASRTVEVVLKDIAFEPTSLQVKAGETVRFVVINEGKLPHEFNLGDKAMHAEHQKEMIAMQGKMYNAAMQHEGMDHSQMGHAPAKPMDHGAHGHDAGNTVLVQPGQRAELTWTFRKSAPIEFACNVPGHYQAGMVGVLTIE